TGTAATAATTATTGTATATAAATAATATTTTTATTTTGTGGTGCTGTTTGTGTATTGTTCTGTGATAAATTAAAAATCAAAGCAAACCATGTAGATCAGGACTACTTTCTCTCGAAGGAGTAATTGAAAAATCTGAGCTATCACGATGCAACCCTGCATACCAATCTGATAGCTCACAAATTTCCCAATCTCACGACGGCTATATACCGCCCATTGCACCAGACCAGTGGTGAGGCTGTCTGTTCAGCCAGTTCGTGAAATCTAAGGCCGGAAGAGTCGGCTTTGCCATAATGTTAATGACAGAAGCCGAGAACCTTCTTCCGGTGATGAGTTCCGGGTTTAAACCCCGCAAAGCATGGGAATGCTGGTCTCCCTCTCATTGGAGTTACTGATTTTAAAATGATTTGTGAGGCTTTCTAACTGCTTCGCCTGATTATCCAGATGATTTGATGCGTTTGTACATTGTGTTGCCATTGCTGCATTCTTCTGGGTCATGTGATCAAGTTTACCTATGGCGTCATTGATCTGGGCCAGACCGTCAGCCTGCTCCTGAGCCCCCGTGGCGATGCCGGACATCAACTCATCCATATGCGACATCTCGGTCACGATCGCCCGCAAGGCTTTGCCAGCGGTGCCGACCAGATCAACGCCACGTTGAACCTGAACATCGGAACTGGAGATCAGATCCCTGATCTGCTTCGATGCATCAGCAGAGCGTTTTGCCAGCAAACGCACTTCGGATGCCACGACGGAAAAACCCACGCCCGCTTCGCCTGCGCGGGCCGCCTCAACGGCAGCATTCAGCGACAGCATATTGGTGAGGAAGGCAATATCATCAATCATGCCCACGATCTGCGAAATTGATTCCGAGGTGTTCCTGATCTGCTCCATCGCTGTCACCGCATTATTCACAACTTCTCCAGACCGGGTTGCATTGGTCCGGACATTGGAAGCCAGAACTGACGCGTTTTTCGCCCCATGGGCGCTCCGTGTCACGGCATCCGTAAGTTTGTTGAGGCGGGAAGCTGTTTCCTCAAGACTGATAGCCTGAGTTTCCGTGCGATGCGCCAGATCACTGGACGCGGTGGTAATTTCGTCCGCTCCCTTTCCGACTGTCTTAACGGAAGTTGAAATCGTGTTTATCGTTTGGTCAAGATTCTGAATGGCTGTATTGAAGTCGTTACGCAACCCCTCATATGTGGGGTCGATCTGTGTCGTAAGGCGATAGTTGAGCGTATTGTTTGCCAGCTTCTTCAGGCCGTTCTCAATTTCATTAATTGCATGAACGCGTCGGGTAATATCAGTGGCAAACTTGACGACCTTTATGATGCGCCCTTTCCGATCGAAAATCGGATTGTAGGATGCCTGAAGCCAGACAACCTTGCCGTTTTTTCCGATTCGCTTGCACTCGGAAGAAACGAATTCACCAGTCCTCAGCGTGTCCCAGAAACCAGCATATTCCGACGACCGGACGACGTCGGGTTCTATGAACATGCTGTGATGATGCCCCTGTATTTCTGCGAGGTCATACGAAACGGCGTCGAGAAAGTTTTTATTCGCAGTTATGATCCTGCCATCAGGCAGAAATTCAATCATGGCCTGCACCCGCGAAAGCGCTTCGAGCTTTCCTTTGGACGCAGCAGCCTCCATGATCGTCTGGGTCACGACGGACGCCAGTTTTATGATCTTGTAAACATTGCCGGAGATGTCATGCACAGGTGAATAAGAGGCCTGTAGCCAGACTTCATCCCCCTTTTTTCCGATGCGGAGACACTCACCGGTTACAGATTCACCGCGTGAGAGCCTGTCCCAGAAAGAACGATAATCCGGACTGTGACCGTAATCCGATTCTACAAAAATCTTATGATGTCGGCCGATGATTTCTTCGGGCCTGTAGCTCATTGCATGACAAAAATTTGCATTCGCGTTCAGGATGTTTCCCTGGATATCAAATTCGATGACCGCAAAAGACTCTCGGAGCGCTGCCAGCGTGGCTTTCGAGTCCGCCCAGCCACCGGGCCATGATTTTAACATTCTGCCGTCCTCGAGATTATCAAATGCAAGTCAGTGTAATGTTCAAATAGATAATTTTTTATTGTCGGCTGTGGTTTTGTTTTTATTTTTAGACGTTACCGGGCGTCAAAGAGGTTATGTGCCACTGATAGTAAGCCTTGATTTAAATGAAAAAGATTATCGAGACCGGACCTGATGGTAATTTTTTCTTACATTGAATGCAGGTGAGGCCGGATCAGAAGTGGCTCCAGCCCTGACGGCGCAAGGGGAAGGCTGAGCCATCATGGCGCAGGACCTGCACACCAGTCTGGCCGCTCACAAATTGCCCGATCCGTGTGACGGTGATATTCCGCTCTTCACACCGGGCCAGCAGGAAACCCGTCTGATTATCCGGGACGGCCAGCAGCAGCTCATAATCATCACCGCCCGTCAGGCAGACAGCGAGTCCTTCATCGTCCGTGACAACGGCTTCAGCCGCATCGGATAACGGCACGCTGCCGACGTCGAGCCGCACAGCAAGCCCGCTTTCCCGAGCGAGATGTCCGATGTCCTGCACCAGCCCGTCCGACACATCCATGGCGGCGTGTGCGATGCCGGACAGAGCCAGCCCCAGTCGAGGGCAGGGCAGGCGATAGCGTTCCGCAAGCCAGCCAGTGGGGTCAGCAATCTTGCCCTGAAGCGCCAGAAGACCGAGCGCGCCGTCACCGATCGTCCCGGTAACCCAGAGTCCATCGCCTTCCTGCGCGCCGTTCCGTCGCAGGGCGTGGCCGGGAGACACGTCGCCAAGAATGGTGAGAGAGAGGACGAGCGGGCCGCGCGTGGATGTCGTGTCTCCACCAAGAAGAGAAACGCCGAACAGCGCCTGATCTTCGGCCAGTCCGTCCGAAAAGGCTTCAAACCAGGCATCGTTGTATCGACTGTCAGCCTTGGGGCAGGCGAGCGTCAGCAGCCATCCGAAAGGACGGGCCCCCATAGCCGCCATATCGGAAAGGTTGGCGCGCAGCAGTTTGCGGCCAATGGTTTGCGGTGGATCATTGGGAAGAAAATGCACGCCCTCGACCATGGCGTCGGCGGCGATAACCAGCTCCCTGCCGGGAGGAGGCGTGAAAACAGCGGCGTCGTCCGTAAGGTCAAGCGCTTCTTTTCCGGCAAGCCGACGAAAGTGACGGCGAATGAATGAAAATTCGTCTGGCAGCGCTTGGAAATGGTCGCCTGTGGACGGTGTGGTGTCAGGTCTGTCCGTCATGGGAATGGTCCAGTCCTCCGGACGTTTCCGTCAGGGAATGGTCCTCAGGATCATTCTCCAGCAGCTCTTCCGAAGATTCAGGCGTATCATCGAGCGAGGCATTTGGGGCCGCGGCATGACGTTTGGCGACAGCGTCCAGCACCCCGTTCACGAGTTTTGGCTCGTCACCGGAGAAAAAGCCGTGCGCGACATCCAGATACTCGTTGATGATGACGCTCACCGGCGGCGCGTCTTTTTCTTCCATTTCACAGATAGCGACAGCAAACAGGGCCCGCAGTACGGGATCGAGGCGATTGACCGGCCATGTTGGCGGCAGAACTTCCGCCAGCAGCTCATGGACGTGGGCCGTGCCAGTGTCCGCCTGCCGGGTCAGCCGGGTGAAAAGCGTCACATCGGCTTCTGGAATGAAGCCATCGTCGAAGGTTTCCCCGGCGAGCGTCGTGCCCAGACGGTGCTGTACGAACTGGATGATCACCCTGTCCGCCGTGTCACTGCCCTGTTCGATCTGAAAGACGGCCTGAACGGCGGCGACACGGGCGGCGGTGCGCGGACGCATGGCCGGGCTCAGTCGGTCGTCTGAATGGGCCATGATCGTGCCTCCTGCCAAATGGTTATCCAAGGGGGCGCTAAATGACGCCTTTGAGGCGCAAGGTCCAGCCCTTCGGAGCATTCATACCCTATTTAGTCGTCTGCTTGCGTTTGTCATCGATACTGGTGAGAATCTCCGAGAAGTCTTTTGTCTCCCGGAAGTCCCGGTATACGCTGGCAAAACGGACATAACCGACCGCATCAATCGCGTGCAGGGATTCCATGGCGAGCTCTCCCACCCGTGTGGTCGAGATTTCACTTTCGCCGGAGGCTTCCAGTCGTCTGACGATCCCGCTGACCATCTGTTCGATCTGTTCTTCCGAGACCGGACGCTTGCGGAGCGCAATCCTGATGGAGCGGGAGAGTTTTTCCCGATCGAACAGGGCCCGGCGGCCATCAGCTTTTACAACAATCAGTTCACGAAGCTGGACACGTTCGACGGTTGTGAAACGTTGTCCGCAGGTCGCGCAGGCGCGCCGGCGACGGATGGACGTTCCGTCTTCCGCCGGACGGCTGTCCTTAACCTGTGTCTCGGCTTCACTACAGAAAGGGCACCGCATCGTCTTCTGTTCCTGGTCTCATGCACATCAAGGCCCAATAATAGCCTGCCGGTCTCGGGGTTCATGGCGCCTGTGTCCAGTGAACAGGAACTGTGTTCCATAATTCAATGGTATAGCTTCAAATCACCCGGGAGTCCCGCCCGCAACCCGGGTAAGTTTTCGTAGAACCCAGGAGGACTGACGGGAACAGGGAACAGAATGAGCGGGCAGGCGAAAAGGAGTTGGGTGTGGGAAAGCTGTATCTTTCTTGGAAAAGCACCAAAGTGAGAGGAAGAGGTGCTGGTTTTCGAGCTTGTCTGGCGGGCGCTCTCGGTCTTTCCGCACTTT
The Acetobacter aceti genome window above contains:
- a CDS encoding methyl-accepting chemotaxis protein, which codes for MLKSWPGGWADSKATLAALRESFAVIEFDIQGNILNANANFCHAMSYRPEEIIGRHHKIFVESDYGHSPDYRSFWDRLSRGESVTGECLRIGKKGDEVWLQASYSPVHDISGNVYKIIKLASVVTQTIMEAAASKGKLEALSRVQAMIEFLPDGRIITANKNFLDAVSYDLAEIQGHHHSMFIEPDVVRSSEYAGFWDTLRTGEFVSSECKRIGKNGKVVWLQASYNPIFDRKGRIIKVVKFATDITRRVHAINEIENGLKKLANNTLNYRLTTQIDPTYEGLRNDFNTAIQNLDQTINTISTSVKTVGKGADEITTASSDLAHRTETQAISLEETASRLNKLTDAVTRSAHGAKNASVLASNVRTNATRSGEVVNNAVTAMEQIRNTSESISQIVGMIDDIAFLTNMLSLNAAVEAARAGEAGVGFSVVASEVRLLAKRSADASKQIRDLISSSDVQVQRGVDLVGTAGKALRAIVTEMSHMDELMSGIATGAQEQADGLAQINDAIGKLDHMTQKNAAMATQCTNASNHLDNQAKQLESLTNHFKISNSNERETSIPMLCGV
- the thiL gene encoding thiamine-phosphate kinase; this encodes MTDRPDTTPSTGDHFQALPDEFSFIRRHFRRLAGKEALDLTDDAAVFTPPPGRELVIAADAMVEGVHFLPNDPPQTIGRKLLRANLSDMAAMGARPFGWLLTLACPKADSRYNDAWFEAFSDGLAEDQALFGVSLLGGDTTSTRGPLVLSLTILGDVSPGHALRRNGAQEGDGLWVTGTIGDGALGLLALQGKIADPTGWLAERYRLPCPRLGLALSGIAHAAMDVSDGLVQDIGHLARESGLAVRLDVGSVPLSDAAEAVVTDDEGLAVCLTGGDDYELLLAVPDNQTGFLLARCEERNITVTRIGQFVSGQTGVQVLRHDGSAFPLRRQGWSHF
- the nusB gene encoding transcription antitermination factor NusB, yielding MAHSDDRLSPAMRPRTAARVAAVQAVFQIEQGSDTADRVIIQFVQHRLGTTLAGETFDDGFIPEADVTLFTRLTRQADTGTAHVHELLAEVLPPTWPVNRLDPVLRALFAVAICEMEEKDAPPVSVIINEYLDVAHGFFSGDEPKLVNGVLDAVAKRHAAAPNASLDDTPESSEELLENDPEDHSLTETSGGLDHSHDGQT
- the nrdR gene encoding transcriptional regulator NrdR, with protein sequence MRCPFCSEAETQVKDSRPAEDGTSIRRRRACATCGQRFTTVERVQLRELIVVKADGRRALFDREKLSRSIRIALRKRPVSEEQIEQMVSGIVRRLEASGESEISTTRVGELAMESLHAIDAVGYVRFASVYRDFRETKDFSEILTSIDDKRKQTTK